In the genome of Actinobacillus lignieresii, the window AAGCTATGAAATTACAACAACTGATTAAAACTCATCACCTTGGTTTACTGTTTCAACAAGGTAAATTTGGTATCGAAAAAGAAAGCCAACGCATTGATAATAAAGGGAATATTGTTACTACCGCCCATCCTAGCGTTTTTGGTAACCGCAGTTATCATCCCTATATTCAAACCGATTTTGCAGAAAGTCAGTTAGAACTTATCACACCGCCAAACGATAAATTGGAAGACACATATCGTTGGCTATCGGCTATTCACGAGGTAACGTTACGTTCGTTGCCCGATGATGAATATATTTTCCCATTCAGTATGCCTGCTGGTTTACCGCCGGAATCCGAAATCAAAGAAGCACAATTAGATAACGAATGGGACGTGAAATATCGTGAACATCTTTCCGCCATTTATGGCAAATACAAGCAAATGGTGAGCGGTATTCACTATAATTTCCAAATTTCCGAAGAATTTGTCGAAAGCGCATTTGCATTACAAACGGAATACTGCGATAAAATTGCGTTCCGCAATGCGCTATATATGAAATTAGCCAATAACTTTTTACGTTATCAATGGATTTTAGTTTATTTGCTTGCCGCAACCCCAACTGTAGAAGCGCAATATTTCGGTAAAAACTCACCGCTTGCAGAAGGGCAATTAGTACGTAGTTTACGTTCCGGCCCGTATGGCTATGTCAATGCCCCTCATGTGGTGATCAATCATGATAGCCTACAACAATATGTCGAATCGCTAGAACATTTTGTAGCAACCGGCGATTTGTTGGCAGAAAAAGAATTCTATTCGAACGTACGTTTACGCGGTGCGAAAAAAGCACGTGAATTGCTTAAGAAAGGGGTTAAATATGCGGAATTCCGTTTATTTGATCTCAATCCGCTTTCACCTTACGGTATTGAACTTGTCGATGCCAAATTTATTCATCTATTCTTACTTGCGATGTTATGGATAGATGAAACAAGCGGTCAAAAAGAAGTCGAACTTGGCACACAAAAACTATACCAAGTTGCACTTGAAGATCCTCGTTCGCACACTGCGTTCCAAGCAGAGGGAGAAGCGATCCTTAATCTGATGCTGGCAATGCTGGACGATCTTTCTGTACCACAAAACGAGAAAGATTTATTACAACAAAAACTGGCACAATTTGCTGATCCGAGCCAAACGGTAAACGGTCGTTTATTAGCCGCAATCGAACAAGCCGGCAGCTATAAAGCACTCGGTGCACAACTTGCTCAACAATATAAAGCGCAAGCATTCGAGCGTTTTTATGCGATTTCCGCGTTCGATAATATGGAGCTTTCTACACAGGCCTTATTATTTGATGCGATCCAACAGGGATTACAGATCGAATTGCTTGATGAAAACGATCAGTTCCTCGCACTCAAATTCGGTGATCATCTCGAATATGTGAAAAATGGCAATATGACCAGTCACGATCAGTACATTTCGCCATTAATTATGGAAAATAAAGTCGTAACCAAAAAAGTATTAGCTAAAGCCGGTTTTAACGTACCGAAAAGTATTGAATTTACCTCGCTAGAACAAGCGGTGGCACACTATCCGTTATTTGAAGGTAAAGCGGTGGTAATTAAGCCGAAATCGACCAATTACGGTTTAGGCATTACGATTTTCCAACAAGGCGTGACGGATAAAGCCGATTTTGCCAAAGCGATTGAAATTGCCTTCCGTGAAGATAAAGAAGTGATGGTGGAAGACTATTTAGTCGGTACCGAATATCGTTTCTTTGTGCTAGACGATGAAACTCTAGCGGTATTGTTGCGTGTGCCGGCGAATGTAAAAGGTGATGGCGCACATACGGTGCGTGAATTGGTGGAAGCGAAAAACAGTGATCCGCTACGAGGTGACGGCTCTCGTTCACCATTGAAGAAAATCGCCCTCGGTGACATTGAATTGCTTCAGCTTAAAGAGCAAGGTTTAACGCCTGATTCGATTCCGGCTGACGGGCAAATCGTACAATTACGTGCCAACTCTAATATCAGTACCGGCGGCGACTCAATCGATATGACCGATCAAATGCACGACAGTTATAAACAATTAGCGGTCGGTATTGCCAAAGCGATGGGGGCAAAAGTCTGCGGTGTGGATTTAATCATTCCGGATTTGACCAAAGCAGCTGAACCGTCTCTGCGCTCATGGGGTGTGATTGAAGCAAACTTTAACCCGATGATGATGATGCATATTTTCCCTTACCAAGGAAAATCTCGCCGTTTAACCAAAGCCGTGTTAAAAATGCTGTTCCCTGGACTGCCTTAATAACAATCAAGCGGTCGAATTTGCAGAAAATTTTACAAATTCGACCGCTTATAGCATGAGTCGTATCGCTAAAATAGTGAAAAGTAAGGGTTAATACTTTACTAATTGCGAATTTAAGATATACGGCTTTAATAACAATAAAATATTGAAAAAGTGTTTCAAACGTTCTTCTTGCCCTTCTTCTTGCATCAGAATTTCTCCGCCGATTGTCATCTCTTGACGCGCTAAATTTTTCGCTGTTTCCGCATAACTTTCTAATAATTGGAATTCCTGTGCATCACATTGGCTAAGAATAGCCAACATATCACGATCTTTTTCACTAAACTTCCCATTCGTCGGATTCATTAAGCCCATTTCTACAAATTCATCTAGTTCAACTTCAGTAATACCGAATTCCGAACAAATCTCACTCGCTAACAAATGAGCATCTTCCATACCATTTAGAATATCTAACGATCCCATTAAGCTTTTATAAGGATTATTCAGATCAAAATCCGGCTGGGCAAATACGGTTTTGATCTGTGAAATCGTTGCGTTGAAATTCGTTTGGAGATATTTAATAAATTCAATTAATTGGATATTGCTTTCATCATATAAATGAAAGTTCGGCTTGTCTTTCAACGGCTCCGGTAATAACCCCTCTTTAATATAATAAAGAATGGTTGATTTAGGCGTGTTAGTTAATTTGGAAAGATCGTTCATCTTCAACATAATAAGTTCCTTTGGATCCAATTTCGGATCTATTTTAGATAATCTATTCAAAAGCGTAAAGTTTTAGTATTCACTATTTAGCTAAAAATGGCGTTTTACTACAATAAAATACACTTTTTCTCTATAAGACTATTTTTTAATAGGTTAGTTTATGGCACAATACTATTACTTTATTGTACTACTTCAATAGGATATTTTATGCAAAAACAGCCAACACTTTTTGGTGGCGCTTGTATCATCGCCGGCGTTTGCGTAGGAGCAGGTATGCTTGGACTCCCGACTTCCGGTGCGGGAGCGTGGACAATGTGGTCTATTCTTGCACTGGCTTTCACCATGATTGTGATGACATTTTCCGGCTGGTTACTACTTGACGTCTATAAAAACTACGACCTACGTGCGTCTTTCAATACCGTTACCAAAGACTTATTAGGTAATAAAATTAATGCGTTAAATAACCTTGCAGTCTATTTTGTCGGTGGGATTTTACTTTACGCTTACACAACCGCTTCCGGTGGGATTTTAGAAAATCTCACCAAATCGGTGATTGATTTCGGTGAATTCGGTTCACGTATTTGGTCGGTGCTATTCGTGCTGATTTTCTCGTTCTTTGTATGGCACTCTACTCGTTTAGTTGATCGCATTTCGGTGCTATTAATTATCTTTATGGCACTTTCCTTTGCGTTCAGTATCTCGGGTCTGGTCAGTAATATTGATAGCAATATTTTATTCGATCAGCAAAATGAGAGCGGAGAATACGCCAAATACGCATTAGCGATGCTGCCGGTTGCACTAACCTCTTTCGGCTACCACCACTCAGTCTCTTCAATGCGTGCTTATTACGGCGAAGTGAAAAAAGCAAAATATGCGATTGCCGGCGGTACTTTTATTGCGTTAGTGCTTTATTTACTTTGGGTGATCAGCATTTTCGGCAATTTACCGCGTGCGCAATTTGCACCGGTGATTGCAAGTAACGGTGATTTAGACGTGTTACTCAATACGATTGGCGAAGTGGTGCAGTCGCCGTATGTGAAACAAGCGATTAACGCCTTTTCTATGGCGGCAATTTTGTCTTCTTTTATCGGAGTTGGGCTAGGTACGTTTGACTTCTTGGCGGATTTCTTCAAATTTGACAACAGCAAATTAGGCAGAAGCAAAGCATGGGCAGTAACTTTCTTACCTCCACTAGTATTCTCATTACTTTCACCGCTCGGTTTCTTAAAAGCAATTGGTTACGCAGGTGCGGTGGCAACCCTTTGGACTTGTATGATTCCGGCGCTATTAGCCTATAAAGCGAAAAAAGGTAATCTGGTTATGATTGGATTGGTATTCTTATTCGGTGTTTGTACTGCGGTGTTCCATTTCCTTTCAATGTATGAAATGTTACCAATGTTTAAAGGTTAAATCATAAAACAAAAAATAAGGGCAACCAATGTTGCCCCTTTGTTTTTATCTGACCGCCATTTGGAATAATACCACTTCCGCCTGACAACTAAATTCAATCTGCATTTGCATTAAAAACCCGTCTTCAATCGGGCTAATGCTATGCTGAATAACACAAGCCTCGGTTTCCACCGATTTTGCTTTTTCGATGAAAAATTCGACCGCTTGTTGCGCTTGTGTTTCACTGTCATACACCGCTTCAAAGGCAATTTGACGATCGCTATTATCCAACATTGAATCTCCTTTCAGCTTACACATATTATGTGCTTCCGCCGCTTTTTGTTGCATGGTTTTATGCATAAATATTTCCTATTGCGGTTTATCTATCTAAGGGTTGCCAATCTTGACCTTTTACCGGTGGTAACCAAGGACCACCTTGTACGCATAAGTCCCATAAAATACCGTGGATACCGTATTGATCCGCTTTATTTGGGTCAAGTTCGGTCACGATTTCCGTTTCACGTCCTTGTTTGATTAAGGTGGCAATCGTCGGGTTAATCATTACGGTTTTACCCAATGCGATAAATTCCGCCCAACCGGTATTAAACGCTTGTACGATTTGCTCTGCACTAAATAAACTTCCTACGCCGATAAGCGGTAATTTGCCGGCAATACGTTCGTGAATTAATTGCATACGTGTCATAGTGGTATCTGCACCACGGCGTACTTTTTTATCAAATTCGTGTAGAGAAATATGTAAATATTGCAATGGTTTTTCAGTAAGTCCATCGACTAATGCGAAAGTGTCTTGCATCGTTAAGCCTAGCTCTTCCGGTTCTTCCGGTGAGAAGCGATAACCGATAATAAAATCCGATTTTGCCGCTTTTTGTTTTTCAGTAACGACTGCATCCACCACCGCTAATGGGAAACGCATACGCTTTTCACGTGAGCCGCCCCATTCGTCTTCACGACGGTTTGAGTGACCTGAATAGAATTGCTGAATTAAGTAATTATTCGCACCGTGAATTTCCACTCCGTCAAAGCCTGCTTCAATCGCTAATGCGGTTGCATTGGCAAATGCCGCAATTAACGACTCGATTTCTGCCACGGTTGCTGCACGTGTACCGGTCTCTTCATCCGCACTTGCCGAGATTCTGTCTTTACCGTTAAGTAACTCGGTTAAGGCAAGTTTTCCGCC includes:
- the gshAB gene encoding bifunctional glutamate--cysteine ligase GshA/glutathione synthetase GshB, with product MKLQQLIKTHHLGLLFQQGKFGIEKESQRIDNKGNIVTTAHPSVFGNRSYHPYIQTDFAESQLELITPPNDKLEDTYRWLSAIHEVTLRSLPDDEYIFPFSMPAGLPPESEIKEAQLDNEWDVKYREHLSAIYGKYKQMVSGIHYNFQISEEFVESAFALQTEYCDKIAFRNALYMKLANNFLRYQWILVYLLAATPTVEAQYFGKNSPLAEGQLVRSLRSGPYGYVNAPHVVINHDSLQQYVESLEHFVATGDLLAEKEFYSNVRLRGAKKARELLKKGVKYAEFRLFDLNPLSPYGIELVDAKFIHLFLLAMLWIDETSGQKEVELGTQKLYQVALEDPRSHTAFQAEGEAILNLMLAMLDDLSVPQNEKDLLQQKLAQFADPSQTVNGRLLAAIEQAGSYKALGAQLAQQYKAQAFERFYAISAFDNMELSTQALLFDAIQQGLQIELLDENDQFLALKFGDHLEYVKNGNMTSHDQYISPLIMENKVVTKKVLAKAGFNVPKSIEFTSLEQAVAHYPLFEGKAVVIKPKSTNYGLGITIFQQGVTDKADFAKAIEIAFREDKEVMVEDYLVGTEYRFFVLDDETLAVLLRVPANVKGDGAHTVRELVEAKNSDPLRGDGSRSPLKKIALGDIELLQLKEQGLTPDSIPADGQIVQLRANSNISTGGDSIDMTDQMHDSYKQLAVGIAKAMGAKVCGVDLIIPDLTKAAEPSLRSWGVIEANFNPMMMMHIFPYQGKSRRLTKAVLKMLFPGLP
- a CDS encoding MerR family transcriptional regulator, which gives rise to MLKMNDLSKLTNTPKSTILYYIKEGLLPEPLKDKPNFHLYDESNIQLIEFIKYLQTNFNATISQIKTVFAQPDFDLNNPYKSLMGSLDILNGMEDAHLLASEICSEFGITEVELDEFVEMGLMNPTNGKFSEKDRDMLAILSQCDAQEFQLLESYAETAKNLARQEMTIGGEILMQEEGQEERLKHFFNILLLLKPYILNSQLVKY
- a CDS encoding aromatic amino acid transporter: MQKQPTLFGGACIIAGVCVGAGMLGLPTSGAGAWTMWSILALAFTMIVMTFSGWLLLDVYKNYDLRASFNTVTKDLLGNKINALNNLAVYFVGGILLYAYTTASGGILENLTKSVIDFGEFGSRIWSVLFVLIFSFFVWHSTRLVDRISVLLIIFMALSFAFSISGLVSNIDSNILFDQQNESGEYAKYALAMLPVALTSFGYHHSVSSMRAYYGEVKKAKYAIAGGTFIALVLYLLWVISIFGNLPRAQFAPVIASNGDLDVLLNTIGEVVQSPYVKQAINAFSMAAILSSFIGVGLGTFDFLADFFKFDNSKLGRSKAWAVTFLPPLVFSLLSPLGFLKAIGYAGAVATLWTCMIPALLAYKAKKGNLVMIGLVFLFGVCTAVFHFLSMYEMLPMFKG
- a CDS encoding YfcZ/YiiS family protein gives rise to the protein MHKTMQQKAAEAHNMCKLKGDSMLDNSDRQIAFEAVYDSETQAQQAVEFFIEKAKSVETEACVIQHSISPIEDGFLMQMQIEFSCQAEVVLFQMAVR
- a CDS encoding NADH-dependent flavin oxidoreductase, translated to MNSKFSPLFESYQLNNGVEIKNRLVVAPMTHFGSNPDGTLGQNEHKFIENRAGDIGMFILAATLVQDGGKAFHGQPEAIHTAQLPSLKQMADLIKSQGAKAILQIHHGGKLALTELLNGKDRISASADEETGTRAATVAEIESLIAAFANATALAIEAGFDGVEIHGANNYLIQQFYSGHSNRREDEWGGSREKRMRFPLAVVDAVVTEKQKAAKSDFIIGYRFSPEEPEELGLTMQDTFALVDGLTEKPLQYLHISLHEFDKKVRRGADTTMTRMQLIHERIAGKLPLIGVGSLFSAEQIVQAFNTGWAEFIALGKTVMINPTIATLIKQGRETEIVTELDPNKADQYGIHGILWDLCVQGGPWLPPVKGQDWQPLDR